The genomic interval GACATGGATCTCTCCGAACTCGACCCCGACCAGAAGCTCGAACACATCGAGACGGAGGCCATCCAGGGTGTTGTGAACGCGTTCACGACGAACGACGACCGCGAGTGGACGGTGCGGGAGGTCGCGGAGTTCGCGGGTCTCGGCACCACGTCGCCCGTCGTCGTCGGGACGCCCGAGCAGGTCGCGGACGAGCTCGAGCGCTGGCACGACGAGGTCGGCGTGAACGGCTTCAACGTGAAGGAGGTCGTGCGCCCGGACACGCTCCAGGAGTTCGTCGACCTCGTGGTTCCCGAACTCCGCGAGCGCGACCTGCTGCCCGAGGAGTCGTCGTCGGGGACGCTCCGGGAGCGGACGTTCGGCCGTAGCCGACTGCACGAGAGTCATCCGGCGCGACAGGAGTAACGTTCATTCCGTCGGGCGCTCATTCTCCGACGACTGATGGAGCCGACGAGCACCGACGAGGAGCACATCCACGTCGGGGAGACGGCGGACGGCACGCCCGTGGAGTTGCCGACCGTCGACATCCTCACGGGACGCGCGTTCCTCACGGGGAAGTCCGGGAGCGGGAAGTCGAACACGGCGAGCGTCGTCATCGAGGAACTGCTCGACGCGGGCTTTCCCGTCCTCATCGTGGACTGCGAGGGCGAGTACTACGGGTTGAAGGAGGAGTTCGAGTTACTGCACGCGGGCGCTGACGAGGAGTGCGACATCCAGGTCGGTCCGGAGCACGCGGAGAAGCTCGCGAGCCTCGCGCTCGAACAGAACGTCCCCGTCATCCTCGACGTGTCGGGGTTCCTGGACGAGGACGCGTCGGACGAGCTGGTGCGGGAGACGGCGCGGCAGTTGTTCGTGAAGGAGAAGAAGCTGAAGAAGCCCTTTTTGCTGGTCGTGGAGGAAGTCCACGAGTACATCCCGGAAGGCGCGGGGATGGGCGAGACGGGGCGGATGCTCATCAAGGTCGGGAAGCGCGGGCGCAAGCACGGCCTGGGCGTGATGGGTATCAGTCAGCGGCCGGCGGACGTGAAGAAGGACTTCATCACGCAGGCGAACTGGCTCGTCTGGCATCGGCTCACCTGGGAGAACGACACGAAGGTCGTCGGGCGCATCGTCGGCTCCGAGTACGGCGAGCAGGTGTCGGAACTGGACGCGGGCGAGGCGTTCGTGCAGGCGGACTGGACGGACGACGCGGTGTCCCGCATCCAGTTCAAGCGCAAGCGGACGTTCGACGCGGGCGCGACCCCGGGGCTCGACGACTTCGAGCGCCCCGAATTGAAGTCGGTGAGCGAGGGGTTGATGGACGACCTGGCGTCGATTTCGGAGCGCGAGGAGCGCGAGGAAGACCGCATCGCGGAGCTGGAGGAGGAGCTCGCGGCGAAGCGCGAGCGCATCAACGAACTGGAGGAGGAACTCCGGTCGGCGCGGAACGTCTCGATGGCGGCGCGCCAGATGGCGAACGTCCTGACGGCCGAGGGCGTGCAGACGACGCTCCCCACGGACGCGGACGAGGACGTGGAGGCGTTGCGCGCGAAGGTCGAGCGGTTGGAGGACGCGCTCGACGAGGAGGAACCCGAGTCCTACGACATCGAGGAGATTCAGGAGAAGTTCAAGGAACGCGGGGAGGAACTCGCGGACGACCCCGATGCGGCGGCCGACGCCGACAGCGGGGGCGAGCAGTCGGCGCGCGTGGACGCGCTGTTGGAGTCGCCGTCGGTGCGGGTGCGGGTGGAGGCGGCGATACGGGAGTCGCAGTGCAACGAGGAGCGCGCGCGCCGACTGCTGGACGAACTCGACGGCGAGCGCACCGCGCACGACCTCTGCGAGGCCGCGTCCCTGCCCATCGGGGACGCGCAGAGCCTGCTGGACGCGCTGCGGAGTCGGCGGCTGGTGACGCGGAACGCGAACCGCGAGTACGCGTTCGACGGCGAAGAACTGCGGCGGTTGGCGCGCGGCGACGACCCGCGGGGCGCGGTGTCGGAACTGAGCGAGCAGTGGCGGTTCGACTAACGGAGGACGGAGCGGTCGCTACGGGGCGTGAATACGTGGAAAATCTGTTTTGCTACCGTTACCGCGGGGTTACGTCTTATTCGAGGCGCTTGAGGTTCTTCGCGCGAGGACCCTTGGGGGCGTCCTCGATCTCGAATTCGACTTCCTGACCTTCTTCGAGGTCCGGGCCGCCAACGTCCTCCATGTGGAAGAAAACGTCCTCGTCCGCATCCTCAGTCTCGATGAAACCGTAACCGCCAGTGTCGTTGAAGAAATCAACCGTACCAGTTGCCATTACAAATCTATAGAGTGGCTCCCCACTGATAACCCTTCCGCGATAGATACTGTCACCCCGGTTAGTCGTCGGCGGGGGTGCCGGGGCGGAACTCGCGGCTGCGTTCCTTCCAGACGCCGGTGGAGAACCACCAGTAGTTGATTGCGGCGGGGACGAACGTCTCCGCGACGAGGGAGAGATAGAGGCCGACGAGGCCGAGGTCGGTGTACGCGCCGAGCGCGGCGAGCGGGAGCGCGAACCCGAACATCCCGACGAGCTGGCTGTAGAAGGGGACGCGGGTGTCGCCGGCGGCGTCGAGCGGGCCGGCGGCCGCGCCCTTCACGGCCTGTGCGAGCACGGCGATACAGCAGACGTAGACGAACGCGGTGGTCGCGGGGACGGTGCCGGGCGTGGCGTCGGGGCCGATGAACAGGTCGGCGATGGGGTGGGCGAACGCGGCGACGATGGCGGACGCGACGAGGTAGGTGCCGATGGAGAACAGCACCACGTCCTTCGCGACGGCTTCCGCGCCGGCCTCGTCACCCCGGCCGAGGTTCTGGCCGACGAGGCTGCTGGACGCGAGGCCGAACCCCCAACCGGGCGTGTTCATGAGCGCGTAGATGCGGCGGGCGACGGTGTAGGCGGCGAGGACGGTGGTGCCGAAGCTGGCGACGATGGCGAGCATCGGGATGCGGGCGACGGTCCAGACGCCGTTCCGGCCGACGACTGGCGTGCCGATGCGGACGATGTCGGTGACGGTTTCGCGGTCGAAGTAGCGGTCGCGGAGGGAGACGGCGGCGGGGAGGGGGTCGCAGAAGGGGAGGCGGCCGCGGGCGAGGCCGACGGCGAACGCGGTGGTGCCGAGGACGTTCGCGAGCACGGTTCCGAGCGCGGCACCGGTGACGCCCATCCCGAGCCCGAAGATGAAGAGGGCGTTCAGGGCGATGTTGGACGCCGCGCCGCCGCCGCGCACTATCATCGGCGTATAGGCGTCGTCCGCGCCGATGTAGATGCGGCTTCCGACGAGGTTCAGGCCGGCGAACGGCACGCCGAACGCGAGGATGCGGAGGTAGTCCGCGCCGTAGGTGACGGTCGCCGGGTCGTCGGAGAGGAGGCCGAGGAGGTCGGTGGGGAAGACGAACAGGACGGCGGCGAGCGGGAGGGTGAGCGCGAGGACGACGAGGACGCTGGAGCGAATCGCCTGCCCGAACTGGTCGTAGTCCTCCGCGCCGTGGCCCTGGGAGACGAGCGCGATGGTGCCGGCGGCCATCCCGCCGCCGATGGAGAACGCGAGCCCCCAGAACGGGGACGCGAGGCCGACGCCGCCGATGGCGGCTTCCCCGAGGACGATGCCGACCATCGCCACGTCGGCGGCGTTCTTCGACATCCGCGCGAGGCCCGTGACGATGCGGGGCCACGAGAGGTCGGTGGTCGAGCGCACGTGCTGGTGGTCGACGAGGCCGGCCCTGGAGAGGAGGAGGCCGACGCCGAGGATGACCAGCCGGACGGGGTTCGGAAAACGCACTACACCCAACTATTTCGGTTCGAAACAATAGGGGTTTCCATCCGGACTCGTTAGCGTCCGGAGAACTCGGGGTCGCGGCCCTCCAACTGCGCCTCGAAGCCCTCGCGGCGGTCGTCGGTGCCGTAGACTTCCATCGCGAGCGCGTGCTCGTAGTCGAGGCCCTCGTCGAGCGGCACGTCGAACGTGTGTGAGAACGCCCGGAGCGCGTTCTCGACGCCGCGCGGGGCGTTCTCCGTGAGCGAGTCCGCGAGTTCGCGCGCCCGGTCGTCCACCTCGTCGTCGGGCGCGACCTCGGTGACGAGGTTGATACGGTCGGCCTCCGCGGGGTCGACGAACTCGCCCGTCAACACCAGTTCCTTCGCCTTCGCGAGGCCGACGAGCCGCGGGAGGCGCTGCGTCGACCCCTGGTGGGGGAAGATGCCGAGGTCGACCTCGATGACGCCGTACTTCGCGTCCGCGCCGAGCACGCGGAAGTCGCAGGGGAGCGTGAGTTCGAACCCGCCCGCGATGCCCGCGCCCTGCACCGCGGCGACGGTCGGCGTCGTCATCCCGTCGATGGCGTCGAGGAGCGCGCGGAAGTCCCGGTGGAGCGCGTCGTGCTCGCGCACGTCGTTCTCCGCCATCATCTCCAGGTCGAAGCCCGCACAGAACACGCCGCCCTCGCCGCGGAGCGTCGCCGCGCGAACCGCATCGTCCGCGTCCACGGCGTGCACCGCGTCCGTGAGGTCGCGCACCGCCGCGCCGGTGAGCGCGTTCCGCTTCTCGGGGCGCGTGATGACCACGTCCGCGCGGCTGTCCTCGACCTCGATTCGCACGTGCTCGCTCTCGATTGACGGCATACCGTGGCGTGCACGACAGCCCGTGATAAAGGTACGCACGGCAAACGCTTTGGGCGCGCCCGCCCCACTCCGGGTATGCGACGCGTCGACTACGGCGACGGCGACGACCGCCTCGTGTTCGTCCTCGGCTGGGGGAACCGCCCCGAACACGACGGCGTCCAGTGGCTCATCGACCACCTCATCGACGAGGGCTACCGGGTGAGCGCGTTCGAACTCCCGCGCACCATCACGGACTTCGAGCGCGAGTACCTCGCGCCCGTCCAGTCGTTCGTGGACGACCGCGACGAGTACCGCCTCCTCAGCCACAGCACGGGCGGCCTCGTCGCGCGCCACCTCGCCACCGACGACGCCCTCCAGACCCGCACCTACCTCAGCCCCTGGTGGGGGTTTCACGCCGACCTCCAGAACCCCATCGTCTCCCTCGCCACGAAACTCCCCGTCTCGATACCGATTCTGCCCGCCGAAGTCACTCGGGAGAAACTCGGAAGCCTCGCAAGCGACGCCTGGGTCGCCGACGCCCCCGACTACGCCGCCCCCACCTTCCTCCGCGAAGCCAAACGCGCCCAGAACACCCTCCCGCCGTTCGACACCCGGGACGCCGTCTTCTACAACCCCGACGACCCCATCGTCAGCGGCCCCACCATCAAAGACCACACGCCCGAATCGAACCGCGTCGCGTTCACCGACGGCCACGAACTCTTCAACTCCAGCACGCGCGACGACCACATCGACGCCGTGCTCGCCGCCGTCCGCGACGGCGCGAACGCACTCCCACGGCGCGCCTGATGGCGTCGGGGCGCGAGTGACCCCATGGTCACATCTCCGCGGACTCTGCGCCGAGAAACCGCCGGAACGCGTCGCTGTCCGGTGAATGTGTTTCGAGTAGAATCGGAATGCCGCCTCCCCGATTTGAACGGGGGACAGCTCGATCTTCAGTCGAGTGCTCTCCCAGTCTGAGCTAAGGCGGCGTGCATCCCAACCGAGGGGGAGTGCGTGAAAAAGGGTTTCGGATTGCCACCGGACGGCGACATTCCCGACTCGTAGCGCAGAACGAATAGTGGGTTCAGGCGGATTCGAACCTCGGTCGGACGTGCTCACGTCGTTGCGCGCGCCCTCCCTGATTCGAAGCCGCGACCCATTCGCTCGTCACGGTCGCTCCTCGCAGAAGTGGGTCCGGGCGGATTCGAACCACCGGCCTCTTCCTTGTAAGGGAAGCGTCATAACCGCTAGACCACGGACCCGCACCGAATTTTGGCCGGTGAGCGGGGAAAACGTTTGCCTTTCGCCCGACTAGGTGTGGTATGGTGCGTCGTTCGACGGTGGTGGCGGTGGTGTTCGTCGCGGCGCTCGCGGGCGTGGGTGTGTGGTGGTTCGCGGGCGACGGGGTGTCGCGCGCGCACGTGACGGTGGAGACGGCGAACGACAGCGTGGTGTTGGAGATGGTGGTGGCGGACACGGCGCGGGAGCGCTACGAGGGGCTCAGCGGCACCGCGAGTCTTCCCGCGGACGGGATGGTGTTCCGGTACGCGTCGGTGGGCGAGCGGGCGTACGTGATGCGGGGGATGAACTACCCCATCGACATCGTGTTCGTCGCGGACGGCGAGGTGACGGCGGTGCATCACGCGGTGGTGGAAGACCCGCCGCTCACGCGGTACCGGGGGCGCGCGGACTGCGTGCTCGAACTTCCCTACAATTGGACGGCGAGGCACGGCGTGAGCGTCGGAAACGACGTGGCATGTTTCGGTTCGTAGGAAACCCTTTTGTCAGGGTGTCACTTTCTACCAGTAATGAGTACCTTGGACGACGACGACCCGTTCGAGGACGTCCGCGCGGACTCCTCGAACGCGATGCGTCGCTTGTTCGACGAGTACGGGAGGGAGAACCGGTTCGCGTTCGTCGTGGGGGTGGTGGCGAGCCTCTTCGCGCGCGTGCTCGACCTCGTGCCCGCGCTGATGCTCGGGTACGCCATCGACTCCATCCTCTACGACTCCTATCCCTTCCTCGGCTTCCTCCCCGCCGGCCTCCAACCGGCAGGTGACGTGAACCAACTCCTCGTCGCGTCGGGAATCATCGCGTTCGCGTTCTTCGGGGGCGCGGGCTTCCACTGGTTCCGGAACTGGGGGTTCAACTCGTTCAGCCAGCACATCCAGCACGCAGTTCGTACCGACACGTACGACAAGATGCAGCGGCTGAACATGGACTTCTTCGCCACGAAGCAGACGGGCGAGATG from Salarchaeum japonicum carries:
- a CDS encoding MATE family efflux transporter; amino-acid sequence: MRFPNPVRLVILGVGLLLSRAGLVDHQHVRSTTDLSWPRIVTGLARMSKNAADVAMVGIVLGEAAIGGVGLASPFWGLAFSIGGGMAAGTIALVSQGHGAEDYDQFGQAIRSSVLVVLALTLPLAAVLFVFPTDLLGLLSDDPATVTYGADYLRILAFGVPFAGLNLVGSRIYIGADDAYTPMIVRGGGAASNIALNALFIFGLGMGVTGAALGTVLANVLGTTAFAVGLARGRLPFCDPLPAAVSLRDRYFDRETVTDIVRIGTPVVGRNGVWTVARIPMLAIVASFGTTVLAAYTVARRIYALMNTPGWGFGLASSSLVGQNLGRGDEAGAEAVAKDVVLFSIGTYLVASAIVAAFAHPIADLFIGPDATPGTVPATTAFVYVCCIAVLAQAVKGAAAGPLDAAGDTRVPFYSQLVGMFGFALPLAALGAYTDLGLVGLYLSLVAETFVPAAINYWWFSTGVWKERSREFRPGTPADD
- a CDS encoding lipase family protein — its product is MRRVDYGDGDDRLVFVLGWGNRPEHDGVQWLIDHLIDEGYRVSAFELPRTITDFEREYLAPVQSFVDDRDEYRLLSHSTGGLVARHLATDDALQTRTYLSPWWGFHADLQNPIVSLATKLPVSIPILPAEVTREKLGSLASDAWVADAPDYAAPTFLREAKRAQNTLPPFDTRDAVFYNPDDPIVSGPTIKDHTPESNRVAFTDGHELFNSSTRDDHIDAVLAAVRDGANALPRRA
- a CDS encoding DUF192 domain-containing protein, which produces MVRRSTVVAVVFVAALAGVGVWWFAGDGVSRAHVTVETANDSVVLEMVVADTARERYEGLSGTASLPADGMVFRYASVGERAYVMRGMNYPIDIVFVADGEVTAVHHAVVEDPPLTRYRGRADCVLELPYNWTARHGVSVGNDVACFGS
- a CDS encoding enoyl-CoA hydratase/isomerase family protein — its product is MPSIESEHVRIEVEDSRADVVITRPEKRNALTGAAVRDLTDAVHAVDADDAVRAATLRGEGGVFCAGFDLEMMAENDVREHDALHRDFRALLDAIDGMTTPTVAAVQGAGIAGGFELTLPCDFRVLGADAKYGVIEVDLGIFPHQGSTQRLPRLVGLAKAKELVLTGEFVDPAEADRINLVTEVAPDDEVDDRARELADSLTENAPRGVENALRAFSHTFDVPLDEGLDYEHALAMEVYGTDDRREGFEAQLEGRDPEFSGR
- a CDS encoding ATP-binding protein, which translates into the protein MEPTSTDEEHIHVGETADGTPVELPTVDILTGRAFLTGKSGSGKSNTASVVIEELLDAGFPVLIVDCEGEYYGLKEEFELLHAGADEECDIQVGPEHAEKLASLALEQNVPVILDVSGFLDEDASDELVRETARQLFVKEKKLKKPFLLVVEEVHEYIPEGAGMGETGRMLIKVGKRGRKHGLGVMGISQRPADVKKDFITQANWLVWHRLTWENDTKVVGRIVGSEYGEQVSELDAGEAFVQADWTDDAVSRIQFKRKRTFDAGATPGLDDFERPELKSVSEGLMDDLASISEREEREEDRIAELEEELAAKRERINELEEELRSARNVSMAARQMANVLTAEGVQTTLPTDADEDVEALRAKVERLEDALDEEEPESYDIEEIQEKFKERGEELADDPDAAADADSGGEQSARVDALLESPSVRVRVEAAIRESQCNEERARRLLDELDGERTAHDLCEAASLPIGDAQSLLDALRSRRLVTRNANREYAFDGEELRRLARGDDPRGAVSELSEQWRFD
- a CDS encoding cold-shock protein; this encodes MATGTVDFFNDTGGYGFIETEDADEDVFFHMEDVGGPDLEEGQEVEFEIEDAPKGPRAKNLKRLE